A genomic window from Algoriphagus sp. Y33 includes:
- a CDS encoding BNR-4 repeat-containing protein: MSTLLHSSWICCLITILLVNTSLAQSISTPNRKETGYRGIWYSNEPSENEYVYKYGGGLATYPANHYPFSVYAEAVNKTFFCYGGADSEGNTLYHMVSYFDHTTGQVPRPTLVLDKQTDNAHDNPVMNIDKEGYIWIFSTSNGTLRPSYIHKSTQPYDISEFEAVLATKIEQGEKVPMDNFSYLQSWYQPNKGFINLFTHYQTGVIPGQPEKPRRTIGFMTSVDGSSYSEWQDIARIEEGHYQTSGQSGNLLGTSFNFHPFVKEGNGLNYRTNLYYLQTDDFGESWTNASGDRLTIPLKDVQNKTLVRDYKSEGLLVYINDLEFDSHNRPVILYLTSKGYEAGPENGPRTWHTARFTGNEWEILPVTSSDNNYDMGSLYIDGEGKWRVIGPTDAGPQKFNTGGEMVLWTSLDQGKNWTSRKLTFDSSYNHSYARKPVNANDGFYAFWADGHGREKSVSALYFSDRSGNVYRLPAKMDGQFAKPELISGNNGK, encoded by the coding sequence ATGTCAACTCTACTACACAGTTCGTGGATATGCTGTCTTATTACCATCCTCCTGGTAAACACTTCACTTGCCCAATCCATAAGTACGCCCAACCGGAAGGAAACGGGGTACAGAGGGATTTGGTACAGCAATGAGCCCTCTGAAAATGAGTATGTCTATAAATATGGTGGCGGTTTAGCTACCTATCCGGCAAACCATTACCCCTTTTCAGTGTATGCAGAAGCGGTAAACAAGACTTTTTTTTGCTACGGGGGAGCAGATTCGGAGGGGAATACCCTATACCACATGGTGTCCTACTTTGACCATACAACAGGTCAGGTTCCCAGACCAACACTGGTCTTGGATAAACAAACGGATAATGCCCATGACAACCCTGTCATGAACATTGATAAGGAGGGCTATATCTGGATTTTCTCTACCTCTAATGGGACATTACGGCCTTCATATATTCACAAGAGTACTCAACCTTATGATATTTCTGAGTTTGAAGCTGTGTTGGCCACTAAAATCGAGCAGGGTGAAAAAGTCCCAATGGATAATTTTTCCTATCTCCAAAGTTGGTATCAACCCAACAAGGGATTCATCAATTTATTTACCCATTACCAGACCGGAGTGATACCCGGACAGCCGGAAAAGCCCAGAAGAACGATTGGTTTTATGACCAGTGTGGATGGGAGCTCGTATTCTGAGTGGCAGGATATTGCCAGGATTGAGGAGGGGCACTATCAGACCAGTGGACAGTCAGGAAACCTGCTGGGAACATCCTTTAATTTTCACCCTTTTGTCAAGGAGGGCAACGGGCTCAACTATAGAACAAATTTATATTACCTGCAGACAGATGACTTTGGGGAAAGCTGGACAAACGCAAGTGGTGATCGGCTAACTATTCCTCTTAAGGATGTTCAAAATAAGACATTGGTGAGGGATTATAAGTCCGAGGGTCTATTGGTTTACATCAATGACCTGGAATTTGACAGCCATAATAGGCCTGTGATTCTATACCTGACCAGTAAGGGGTATGAAGCTGGACCTGAAAATGGGCCCAGAACCTGGCATACAGCAAGATTTACAGGTAATGAGTGGGAAATCCTGCCAGTAACGTCCTCTGACAATAATTACGATATGGGATCCCTTTACATTGATGGTGAGGGTAAGTGGAGGGTAATTGGGCCCACTGACGCAGGCCCCCAAAAATTCAACACTGGAGGCGAGATGGTGCTCTGGACCAGTCTGGATCAAGGTAAAAACTGGACAAGTAGAAAGCTCACTTTTGACAGCAGTTATAATCACTCATATGCCCGAAAACCAGTGAATGCCAATGATGGTTTTTATGCATTTTGGGCCGACGGGCACGGACGGGAAAAATCAGTTTCCGCACTCTATTTTTCTGACCGTTCAGGGAATGTCTATCGGCTTCCAGCCAAAATGGACGGGCAGTTTGCAAAACCTGAACTAATCTCTGGAAACAATGGCAAGTAA
- a CDS encoding RagB/SusD family nutrient uptake outer membrane protein, producing the protein MNNILKYKLVGALLMMGLSACNSDFLDLAPISQENSTNFYKTASDMENALTAVYGSLQYGGTYYSSMHIIGELRSDNTEITNPNAGANLQAVDDFTNDAVNSISSTTWNAHYQGIQAANIVIDKIATVEMDATLKTRYVGEAKFLRALLYFNLVRIYGDVPLVLQMISSPEQGYTFGRNPKEEVYTQIITDLNDAEASLPFTYSSAEAGRATKGAAMTLLAKIYLTRKEWTEASQKLKEVIDASGQTGYRLMDSYGDIFGPTNENNAESIFEVQFSSSSNGEGSPFTNQFAPIGSGTAVVSVGNPLGQNIPTEDMNAAYSVGDARKELSMATSYQLNGNEVAHNYILKYSGTPAAYLDSDNNWIVLRYADVLLMYAEALNEISFQPDGEAFLLLNQIRSRAGLPMMSSSGPVPAYVLATQQDFRAAVANERRVELAFEGHRWFDLVRTDEALNVLSSKGIQAHNLLFPIPQSQIDINPGLIVQNPGY; encoded by the coding sequence ATGAATAACATACTAAAATATAAATTGGTTGGTGCTTTGCTCATGATGGGACTTAGCGCATGCAACAGTGATTTTCTGGATTTGGCTCCTATCTCCCAGGAAAACAGTACTAATTTTTACAAGACCGCCTCTGATATGGAAAATGCCCTGACGGCAGTTTACGGGTCGCTTCAATATGGCGGAACCTACTATTCTTCCATGCACATAATCGGGGAACTCAGATCAGACAATACCGAAATTACAAACCCCAATGCTGGCGCAAACCTACAGGCTGTGGATGACTTCACCAATGATGCTGTCAATTCCATAAGCAGCACTACCTGGAATGCACATTATCAGGGGATCCAGGCCGCGAATATTGTAATAGACAAAATCGCTACTGTAGAAATGGATGCAACACTCAAAACACGCTACGTGGGCGAGGCAAAATTCCTTAGAGCTTTGCTGTATTTTAACCTGGTCAGAATATATGGGGATGTTCCTTTAGTGTTACAGATGATTTCCAGCCCTGAGCAAGGCTATACTTTTGGAAGGAATCCAAAAGAGGAAGTTTATACACAGATTATAACTGATTTGAATGATGCCGAAGCAAGTCTTCCTTTCACTTACAGCAGTGCTGAAGCAGGAAGAGCAACAAAAGGAGCGGCAATGACTTTATTGGCTAAAATTTACCTTACCAGAAAAGAATGGACTGAGGCTTCACAAAAACTCAAGGAAGTGATCGATGCCTCAGGCCAGACAGGCTATAGGCTTATGGACTCTTACGGGGATATTTTTGGGCCAACGAATGAAAATAATGCTGAATCTATCTTTGAAGTACAATTTAGTAGCAGTTCAAACGGAGAAGGAAGTCCCTTTACCAACCAGTTTGCTCCTATAGGATCAGGCACAGCGGTTGTATCTGTAGGCAATCCACTGGGACAGAATATTCCCACGGAGGATATGAATGCTGCCTACAGCGTTGGGGATGCCAGAAAAGAACTTTCAATGGCCACTTCCTATCAGCTAAACGGGAATGAAGTGGCACATAATTATATCCTAAAGTATTCGGGAACTCCTGCTGCTTACCTGGACAGTGACAATAACTGGATTGTTCTACGCTATGCCGATGTGTTACTGATGTATGCCGAAGCGCTAAATGAGATCTCCTTTCAGCCGGATGGGGAGGCCTTTTTACTGCTCAACCAGATCCGGTCAAGAGCAGGATTGCCTATGATGAGCAGTTCAGGGCCAGTCCCCGCATACGTGTTGGCCACCCAGCAGGATTTCAGAGCGGCAGTTGCCAATGAGCGAAGAGTGGAACTTGCCTTTGAAGGACATCGGTGGTTTGATCTGGTCAGGACCGATGAGGCATTGAATGTACTTTCCTCAAAAGGTATCCAAGCCCACAACTTGTTATTTCCGATACCTCAAAGTCAGATAGATATTAATCCCGGTCTGATCGTACAGAATCCGGGATATTGA